The DNA segment CATGAAGAATTGCCTCAAACATCCATTTATGATTGGGAGTAGTTGTTTTATAGGTTTTATCCTTAAAAGTAATATTTACTTCATCTGCCTCTGGCATCCATACTCTTGTAACCCACTTCCCTTTGAAGAAATGGGGACCTAAAATATTTAATGGATTATCATTGCAACAATTTTCGAGGTTGAAAGCTTCTGATTTAATCCAGTCTGTTTGAATAGTTTCTTTCATGACTGGTAGCAGTTAAGAGATAAGTTTATCAAATTATCAACAAAAAAAAAATCAATTGAAAAATGGATTCATTTTCATAAATGTTTTACTGAGTTCAAAACTTAAAGTTATAATTTTGTGATTAATTGTGGGAGCTCCATTATTATTGTCGCTAGATCCTGAATTTATGCCAATTGCTGGGTATGCCGCAGCTGATATTGACAACCTAAGTTTTGAACCCTTAAGAAGTAGAATATTTGTTGGATGCATTTCAATTTTGCACTCACATTTTTCATTTTTCTTTGAGTTTTTAACTCTTAAAAATCCAGTTGAAAATTGATTGACAGTTTTTTCTTTTTCATTAACCATAGACAAGGCAAGACATATATCAAAGCTTTTCTGATCACATTTTACTGAGGTTTCGAGGGTTGGAATTCCTGAAATCTGAAGATCTTTCTGCAGAGAATTGGTTTGAAAAACCCCAACATCTAATCTTGTATCAAAAATATATCTATCAAACATCCCAGGGGTTGGACCTAAATGTCCTCCCTCTCCTTGAGACGGCCTCCATGGATCATTAACAATTGAAAACCAGCCTGAACCCTTTGAATTTAGCAGAAGACTACCATCAGTGACTTCAGTATTTGCGGTCCCATTACTTTCAAGGCCAAACTTATATTTTTGAACCTTTCCCTCTTCAATTGGTTCCCATTTTTTTAATGAAAGATTCCAAATTTTTTTATGTTTAGAAAAATTTTTTTCTTTAACTTCTTTATCACTTTTGAGGTGGGTATCAAAAAAGTTTAATAAAGTTTTTTGTGATCCCTCCCACCAATTCAAGTGTGTAGCATCACCAATTATTATGTCAGGATTTCCTCCTGCAGCTTTTGACTTTTGATAGAGGTCAAATGCACCTCTTAGATGAGGATCCCAAAGACCACCAATAATTAACATTGGTTTTTTTAACCATGATGAAATTAACTTTATCTCAAGAAAATCATTATCATGATTTATATTTTTATGCCATTCAAGTACAAAGTTATTAGGATCGTATTTTTTTAAAAGAGCTAATCCTTTTCTTAAATAACTTTTATTTTCCAGCGCTGAAATTATTTCTTCCCATCCTAAAGAATTATTTTCTCTTTTCATCTTTAAGGCAGCTATTTGTAATCCCCACGCAATATTATTATTCCACCAAAAAGCCCCACCATCCGAACTCCAGTGATTTTTTAAATCTATTCCCGTCATTGCGGGGGATAAGCAATCGGGAGGCTTTGAATCTTTGGTTCCTGTAAGTTGAGTCAATCCTTGATATGAAAAGCCATATAAGCCAAGTTTTCCATTGCATTCTTTTAAAGATCTTACCCATTGATGTGTTTCTGAGGTG comes from the Prochlorococcus marinus str. MIT 9515 genome and includes:
- a CDS encoding CocE/NonD family hydrolase; the protein is MREVNWVDKSLRLNDGIELASRIWTPKGNGSWPALLMRQPYGREIASTITYSHPEWWASKGYMVVIQDVRGQGSSSGIFKGFSQEPKDTSETHQWVRSLKECNGKLGLYGFSYQGLTQLTGTKDSKPPDCLSPAMTGIDLKNHWSSDGGAFWWNNNIAWGLQIAALKMKRENNSLGWEEIISALENKSYLRKGLALLKKYDPNNFVLEWHKNINHDNDFLEIKLISSWLKKPMLIIGGLWDPHLRGAFDLYQKSKAAGGNPDIIIGDATHLNWWEGSQKTLLNFFDTHLKSDKEVKEKNFSKHKKIWNLSLKKWEPIEEGKVQKYKFGLESNGTANTEVTDGSLLLNSKGSGWFSIVNDPWRPSQGEGGHLGPTPGMFDRYIFDTRLDVGVFQTNSLQKDLQISGIPTLETSVKCDQKSFDICLALSMVNEKEKTVNQFSTGFLRVKNSKKNEKCECKIEMHPTNILLLKGSKLRLSISAAAYPAIGINSGSSDNNNGAPTINHKIITLSFELSKTFMKMNPFFN